In Paenibacillus larvae subsp. larvae, the following proteins share a genomic window:
- a CDS encoding nucleotide sugar dehydrogenase gives MGVEMKLIAKESLLRRIREKTAIVGVIGLGYVGLPFAVEKAKVGFSVIGLDRNQARVDMVNRGLSYIDDVCQEELRIVVSEGRLRAETDFTCISEMDAVVICVPTPLTKNRSPDLRFVTHVAGEISSRMKPGQLISLESTTYPGTTREVILPILESSGLRVEEDFFVSHSPERVDPGNTRYSTKNTNKIVGGIGPGSLEVAQCFYEQTVEHVVPVSSTDAAELVKVFENTFRAVNIALVNELAQLCYRMRLNVWEVLDAAFTKPFGILPFYPGPGVGGHCIPIDPHYLEWKAKEFHFHTHFIALAGEINRGMPGFVVERTLDLLYRLEKPFSKMTVLVLGAAYKRDLSDYRESPNLLIMKQLQSKVEVRYHDPLVPFIHDGEWSLASVSLTEEEIRKADLVLILTDHRVIDYGWVAEHASLVFDTRNAVKSSQWREKVHLL, from the coding sequence GTATACGGGAGAAAACGGCGATAGTCGGAGTGATCGGACTCGGCTATGTAGGACTTCCTTTTGCTGTGGAGAAAGCGAAAGTCGGTTTCTCCGTTATCGGGCTTGACCGAAATCAAGCAAGGGTGGACATGGTAAACCGTGGTTTAAGTTATATTGACGATGTTTGTCAGGAAGAACTGCGGATAGTGGTTTCTGAGGGCAGATTAAGGGCGGAGACGGATTTTACTTGCATTTCGGAAATGGATGCGGTGGTTATCTGTGTTCCAACTCCCCTGACGAAAAACAGGTCCCCTGATTTACGGTTTGTGACACATGTGGCTGGGGAAATCTCGTCCAGAATGAAGCCGGGACAACTGATTAGCCTGGAGTCCACCACATATCCCGGAACTACGCGTGAGGTTATATTGCCTATTCTTGAATCCTCGGGTCTACGGGTGGAAGAAGATTTTTTCGTAAGCCATTCACCTGAGCGTGTCGATCCGGGAAATACACGATACTCCACGAAAAACACAAACAAAATTGTAGGAGGGATAGGTCCCGGCTCGCTGGAAGTGGCACAGTGTTTTTATGAGCAGACCGTGGAGCATGTGGTGCCGGTCAGCAGCACGGATGCTGCGGAGCTTGTAAAAGTATTTGAGAATACGTTTCGTGCGGTTAATATAGCACTCGTCAATGAACTGGCCCAATTATGCTACCGAATGCGTCTTAACGTGTGGGAAGTACTGGATGCGGCTTTTACCAAACCTTTCGGAATCCTGCCATTTTATCCCGGACCGGGGGTGGGTGGGCATTGTATTCCGATTGATCCGCATTATCTGGAGTGGAAAGCGAAAGAGTTTCATTTCCATACTCATTTTATAGCACTTGCCGGTGAAATCAACCGGGGCATGCCCGGTTTTGTTGTAGAACGAACGCTTGATTTGTTATACCGATTGGAAAAACCCTTTTCAAAAATGACAGTTCTTGTACTGGGTGCCGCATATAAAAGGGACCTTTCGGACTATAGGGAATCTCCTAATCTTCTCATTATGAAACAGCTTCAAAGCAAAGTGGAAGTGCGTTACCATGATCCCCTGGTTCCGTTCATCCATGACGGGGAATGGAGCCTTGCATCTGTATCTTTAACAGAAGAAGAAATCCGGAAAGCGGATTTGGTGCTGATTCTAACTGATCACCGGGTTATTGACTACGGGTGGGTAGCCGAGCACGCAAGTCTTGTGTTTGATACAAGAAATGCCGTGAAATCATCCCAATGGAGAGAGAAGGTTCATCTTTTATGA